The Faecalibacterium prausnitzii genome includes a window with the following:
- a CDS encoding helix-turn-helix domain-containing protein, with amino-acid sequence MNTLLGQRIREQRKEKGWTIEQFAERVELSANYVGDLERGVKIPKLETFIRIVEVLDVSADVLIRDSVPSASHVADDELSRKLSPYWQNTLRYITFPPFRGIRTHSDPSSAMGNAAAHSRRFF; translated from the coding sequence ATGAATACGCTTTTGGGTCAACGAATACGAGAGCAGCGCAAAGAAAAAGGATGGACAATCGAGCAGTTTGCAGAACGGGTCGAGTTGTCAGCAAATTATGTTGGAGACTTAGAGCGCGGAGTAAAAATCCCTAAACTGGAAACCTTTATCCGAATCGTCGAGGTGCTGGACGTATCTGCCGATGTGCTGATCCGGGATTCCGTTCCATCCGCATCCCATGTGGCAGATGACGAACTGAGCAGAAAGTTGAGCCCGTATTGGCAGAATACGCTTCGATACATCACGTTTCCTCCTTTCAGGGGAATCAGGACTCACTCCGACCCTTCGAGCGCCATGGGCAATGCAGCGGCGCACAGCAGGCGCTTTTTTTAA
- a CDS encoding DUF3873 family protein yields the protein MDTIYLLPGEERCVDFRDANGVPKVHYTYCSIRGKLFNCTCCTKDEAQRLCEDWLIKQDRCYIN from the coding sequence GTGGATACGATCTATCTGCTACCCGGTGAGGAACGCTGCGTTGATTTTCGAGATGCCAATGGAGTCCCGAAGGTACACTACACTTACTGTTCCATCCGTGGCAAACTTTTCAACTGCACCTGCTGCACAAAGGACGAAGCCCAGCGGCTGTGTGAAGATTGGCTTATAAAACAGGACCGCTGCTATATAAACTAA
- a CDS encoding TlpA disulfide reductase family protein yields the protein MNAKKILALMLCAMMLLSLAACGAKGNDKQADMSGDSSAMTGEPKTAEEALALHKKLMEQENTILSQNTALWEKVFMAADKGMTLQEDGKNYGEFLLDTIEGAKDQFTDEEYEMLKESATEISNIENKLTELENKYPDIMQESIDGDMSVPAGSDMTTPPDDGSMQKFPVFEGKDLDGNTVKSDELFSANAVTVVNFWFTTCNPCVGELSELDALNKELAKKGGALIGVNTFTLDGDEAAISEAKDVLAKKGATYQNVYFDSDGEAGKFTTNIFAYPTTYVVDRNGNIVGDPIVGAITEKKQSETLQKLIDQALAADVG from the coding sequence ATGAACGCAAAGAAGATACTGGCTCTGATGCTGTGCGCGATGATGCTGCTCTCCCTTGCAGCCTGCGGCGCAAAGGGCAACGACAAGCAGGCGGATATGAGCGGAGACAGCTCCGCCATGACCGGCGAGCCGAAAACCGCCGAGGAGGCGCTTGCCCTGCACAAAAAGCTGATGGAACAGGAGAACACGATTCTCTCGCAGAACACTGCGCTCTGGGAAAAGGTTTTCATGGCAGCTGATAAGGGCATGACCTTGCAGGAGGACGGAAAAAATTACGGCGAGTTCCTGCTGGATACCATCGAGGGTGCCAAAGACCAGTTCACCGACGAAGAGTATGAGATGCTGAAGGAGTCGGCCACGGAGATCAGCAATATCGAGAACAAGCTGACCGAGCTGGAAAACAAGTACCCCGATATCATGCAGGAATCCATCGACGGCGATATGAGCGTGCCCGCAGGCAGCGACATGACCACGCCGCCTGATGACGGCAGCATGCAGAAATTCCCCGTCTTTGAGGGCAAGGACCTGGATGGCAACACGGTGAAGAGCGACGAGCTGTTCTCCGCCAACGCCGTCACCGTGGTGAATTTCTGGTTCACCACCTGCAATCCTTGCGTGGGCGAGCTTTCCGAGCTGGACGCACTGAACAAGGAGCTTGCGAAAAAGGGCGGCGCACTCATCGGTGTCAACACCTTCACATTGGATGGCGATGAAGCGGCAATTTCCGAGGCGAAGGATGTGCTTGCCAAGAAGGGCGCCACCTATCAGAATGTGTATTTTGACTCCGACGGTGAGGCGGGAAAGTTTACCACCAACATCTTTGCTTATCCCACCACCTATGTGGTTGACCGCAACGGCAATATCGTGGGGGACCCCATCGTAGGCGCCATCACGGAAAAGAAGCAGTCGGAGACGCTGCAAAAGCTCATCGACCAGGCTCTTGCCGCCGATGTGGGCTGA